One Candidatus Woesearchaeota archaeon DNA segment encodes these proteins:
- a CDS encoding MvaI/BcnI restriction endonuclease family protein: MDVKILQGFKKDFLVVKSKGFIESHRTHNTGIGKTFEDAIGIVENNSSLADYQGILEIKSKRDLSKSMLTLFTKSPSNPKGANSYLRETYGHPDKNNMKILHTTISGAKFNTFFSKIGFKLEVDEKAEKIFILVKDLTTDKIIDDSIYYTFADLKQIIETKCEQIAFINAETKLESGKEFFYFKEATLLKDLTFQKFIQFVKDGLIVYDIRIGVYGMGSSKGKTHDHGSGFRVLKNNIPKVFKVEEI, translated from the coding sequence ATGGATGTTAAAATATTACAAGGTTTCAAAAAAGATTTTCTTGTTGTGAAATCGAAAGGATTTATTGAATCTCACAGAACACATAATACTGGAATTGGAAAAACATTTGAAGATGCAATAGGTATAGTGGAAAATAATAGTTCTCTTGCAGATTATCAAGGAATTTTAGAGATTAAATCAAAGAGAGATTTATCAAAAAGTATGCTAACATTATTTACAAAATCTCCCTCAAATCCCAAAGGTGCAAACTCTTACTTGAGAGAAACGTATGGTCATCCAGATAAGAATAATATGAAAATATTGCATACAACCATATCTGGTGCAAAATTCAACACGTTCTTTTCAAAGATTGGATTTAAGCTGGAAGTTGACGAAAAAGCAGAAAAAATATTTATCTTGGTTAAAGATTTGACAACTGACAAAATAATTGATGATTCAATCTATTACACTTTTGCAGACTTAAAACAGATTATTGAGACAAAATGCGAACAAATTGCTTTTATAAATGCAGAAACAAAACTTGAAAGTGGAAAGGAGTTTTTCTATTTCAAAGAAGCTACTTTGTTAAAGGATTTGACATTTCAAAAATTTATTCAATTTGTTAAAGATGGATTAATTGTTTATGATATCAGAATTGGTGTTTATGGTATGGGTTCAAGCAAAGGAAAAACACACGACCATGGTTCTGGTTTTAGAGTTCTAAAAAACAACATCCCAAAAGTGTTCAAAGTTGAAGAAATTTGA